A single Amphiura filiformis chromosome 8, Afil_fr2py, whole genome shotgun sequence DNA region contains:
- the LOC140159027 gene encoding uncharacterized protein isoform X2 — protein sequence MDMKGFKPFSCAFCRLKHYSSDKFKIHVNRHLIKYVRARRYKSVFCQNILSNNGELTRHLIGHRELWYQCNNYLIKEKPYQCENCQKCFTVKMNLLNHIRTHTKEKPFQCEYCDKCFASKTGLTYHTMIHTKEKPYKCEYCQKCFPIKLSLVNHVRIHTKEKPYQCEYCQKCFAIKSSLVDHIRTHTKEKPYQCEYCQKCFTAKSSLVYHIRIHSFHTNQKLYQCEYCYKCFAQKGSLTSHIKTHTKEKPYQCEYCQKYFAVKSSLVNHIRIHTKEKPYQCEYCYKSFAQKGSLTLHIRTHTKEKPYQCEYCQKCFTVKSNLLNHIRIHTKEKPYQCEYCKKCFTVKTNLVNHIRIHTKEKPYQCEYCKKCFNVKRSLVNHQNQCEYIKTHNQNPISVSTVRNVLPLN from the coding sequence ATGGATATGaaaggttttaaaccattttcttGTGCATTTTGCAGACTCAAGCATTATTCTTCAGACAAATTCAAAATCCATGTAAACAGACACTTGATTAAATATGTGCGGGCTCGTAGATACAAAAGTGTGTTTTGTCAaaacattttatcaaacaatGGTGAACTGACAAGACATTTGATTGGCCACAGAGAGCTTTGGTACCAATGTAATAACTACCTGATCAAagaaaaaccctatcagtgtgagaactgtcagaaatgctttacagtaaaaatgaaccTATTgaaccatatcagaactcacaccaaagagaaaccatttcagtgtgaatattgtgacAAATGTTTTGCTAGTAAAACGGGCCTCACATACCATACCatgattcacaccaaagagaaaccctacaagtgtgagtactgccagaaATGCTTTCCCATAAAATTGAGCCTAGTGAACCatgtcagaattcacaccaaagagaaaccctatcagtgtgagtactgtcagaaatgctttgccaTAAAATCAAGTCTAGTggaccatatcagaactcacaccaaagagaaaccctatcagtgtgagtactgtcagaaatgctttactgCAAAATCTAGCCTAGTGTACCATATCAGAATTCATAGTTTTCACACCAACCAGAAACTatatcaatgtgaatattgttacaaatgttttgctcAAAAAGGTAGCCTCACATCACATAttaaaactcacaccaaagagaaaccttatcagtgtgagtactgtcaaaaATACTTTGCTGTAAAATCTAGCCTAGTGAAtcatatcagaattcacaccaaagagaaaccgtatcaatgtgaatattgttACAAAAGTTTTGCTCAAAAAGGTAGCCTCACAttacatatcagaactcacaccaaagagaaaccttatcagtgtgagtactgtcaaaaATGCTTTACTGTAAAATCGAACCTACTGaaccatatcagaattcacaccaaagagaaaccctatcagtgtgagtactgtaaAAAATGCTTTACTGTAAAAACGAACCTAGTGaaccatatcagaattcacaccaaagagaaaccctatcagtgtgagtactgtaaAAAATGCTTTAATGTAAAACGGAGCCTTGTGAACCATCAGAATCAGTGTGAATATATCAAAACTCACAAtcaaaaccctatcagtgtgagtactgtcagaaatgttctGCCTTTAAATTGA